One stretch of Acanthochromis polyacanthus isolate Apoly-LR-REF ecotype Palm Island chromosome 16, KAUST_Apoly_ChrSc, whole genome shotgun sequence DNA includes these proteins:
- the flvcr1 gene encoding feline leukemia virus subgroup C receptor-related protein 1, with amino-acid sequence MVAGELVQEHLRADTGAPDDIAVKPREPQGPSERRADHTQGASPAGAAEETDASREQEIEKEAQPDERAAMLPNGGGGEAEEGKKLETRLYWRRFAVLTVFSLYSLVNAFQWIQYSIIANVFKGYYGVTYGEVDWLSIVYMVAYVPLIFPATWLLDRKGLRLTALLGAGLNCAGAWLKCASVSPKLFGVTVTAQVVCSVAQVFILGLPSRLASVWFGPREVSTACATAVLGNQLGTAIGFLLPPVLVPNTPDDVELTGHNISIMFYGTAAVSTVLFVLTVIVIKDRPPLPPSQAQAVLPDSPPEDYSYKQSIINLIKNKAFILLLVSYGIMTGSFYSVSTLLNQMIMAYYEDQELNAGRIGLTLVVAGMVGSILCGLWLDHTKTYKMTTLIVYILSFLGMVVFTFTLNLDDIYLVFFTAGALGFFMTGYLPLGFEFGVEITYPESEGTSSGLLNAFAQIFGIIFTLIQGKLTTDYNPLAGNLFLCAWIFLGILLTALIKSELKRHNVNMGADSNHLQALPAECLGDCPLEKKSNGVKLEPSISFSRETAL; translated from the exons ATGGTGGCGGGGGAGCTCGTGCAGGAGCATCTGCGCGCGGACACCGGCGCACCTGACGACATCGCGGTGAAGCCTCGCGAGCCGCAGGGACCATCCGAGCGGCGCGCGGATCACACACAAGGAGCTTCGCCGGCGGGCGCGGCCGAGGAGACGGACGCAAGCCGGGAGCAGGAGATCGAGAAGGAGGCGCAGCCGGATGAAAGAGCGGCGATGCTGCCTAACGGAGGAGGCGGGGAGGCGGAGgaggggaagaagctggagaCGAGACTGTACTGGCGCCGGTTCGCCGTGCTGACCGTTTTCAGCCTGTACTCGCTGGTGAACGCCTTCCAATGGATCCAGTACAGCATCATCGCCAATGTGTTCAAAGGGTACTACGGGGTGACCTACGGCGAGGTGGACTGGCTCTCCATCGTCTACATGGTCGCCTACGTGCCGCTCATCTTCCCCGCCACCTGGCTGCTGGACCGGAAAGGTCTGCGGCTGACGGCCCTGCTGGGCGCCGGCCTCAACTGCGCCGGCGCTTGGCTCAAGTGCGCCAGCGTGAGCCCCAAACTGTTCGGAGTCACCGTCACCGCGCAGGTCGTCTGCTCCGTGGCGCAGGTGTTCATCCTCGGCCTGCCGTCGCGCCTCGCCTCGGTGTGGTTCGGACCGCGGGAGGTTTCCACTGCGTGCGCGACGGCCGTGCTGGGGAACCAG CTGGGAACAGCTATCGGCTTCCTGCTGCCTCCAGTTTTGGTTCCCAACACACCTGATGATGTTGAACTGACGGGtcacaacatcagcatcatgTTCTACGGCACAGCTGCTGTCTCCACGGTGCTCTTCGTCCTCACCGTTATAG TAATAAAGGACCGACCTCCTCTCCCTCCCAGTCAAGCCCAGGCTGTCCTACCCGACTCTCCTCCTGAAGATTACTCCTACAAACAATCCATTATCAACCTGATAAAGAATAAAGCCTTCATCCTGCTGCTAGTTAGCTATG GTATAATGACTGGTTCCTTCTACTCCGTCTCAACACTTCTCAACCAGATGATCATGGCCTACTATGag GACCAGGAGTTGAATGCTGGGAGAATCGGTTTGACTCTTGTTGTCGCTGGGATGGTCGGCTCCATCCTCTGTGGCCTGTGGCTGGACCACACAAAGACATACAA GATGACCACTCTAATCGTTTACATCCTGTCGTTTCTGGGTATGGTGGTCTTTACCTTCACTTTGAACCTTGATGACATCTACCTGGTCTTCTTCACTGCTGGAGCCCTTGG GTTCTTTATGACAGGTTACTTGCCTCTGGGCTTTGAGTTTGGGGTGGAGATCACCTACCCAGAGTCTGAAGGAACATCGTCCGGACTCCTCAATGCTTTCGCTCAG ATATTTGGGATCATTTTCACACTGATTCAGGGAAAACTGACCACAGACTACAATCCACTGGCTGGAAATCTCTTTCTCTGTGCCTGGATCTTCCTGGGAATCCTTCTCACTG ccTTAATTAAGTCAGAACTGAAAAGACACAATGTCAACATGGGAGCAGACAGCAACCACCTGCAAGCA CTTCCTGCTGAGTGTCTCGGGGACTGCCCTTTAGAGAAGAAAAGCAACGGAGTCAAGCTGGAGCCCTCAATCAGCTTCTCCCGTGAAACCGCACTGTGA